Proteins encoded in a region of the Microbacterium neungamense genome:
- a CDS encoding adenosine deaminase encodes MTMDRNADVRVQGMSLRRLPKVSLHDHLDGAVRPETILELADAQGVAAPASDPKALRRWFAERSAAGSLVEYLKTFDLTTAVMQTEEALTRVAREFVTDLAADGVIYGEVRWAPELHVGGGLTPAQAVEAVQRGIEEGEDEADAAGRSIRVGQILSAMRHADRAREIAELAVSFRERGVVGFDVAGPEDGYPASRLRDVFDYLAGEFLPVTVHAGEAAGLASIRSALIDGRALRLGHGVRIAEDLQVVDREGDEVQVQFGDVARWVRDREIPLELSPSSNLQTGAIAQWGAELADHPFDLLYQLGFAVTVNVDNRTVSGTSLTRELALLVDAFGYDLDDLEAFQFNAAAAAFLPVEEREELVEMIAEGFER; translated from the coding sequence ATGACCATGGACCGCAACGCCGACGTCCGCGTGCAGGGCATGTCGCTGCGCCGCCTGCCGAAGGTGTCGCTGCACGACCACCTCGACGGGGCGGTGCGCCCGGAGACGATCCTGGAGCTCGCCGACGCGCAGGGCGTGGCGGCGCCGGCATCCGACCCGAAGGCGCTGCGCCGCTGGTTCGCCGAGCGCAGCGCCGCCGGGTCCCTCGTCGAGTACCTGAAGACCTTCGACCTGACCACCGCGGTGATGCAGACCGAGGAGGCGCTCACCCGCGTCGCCCGCGAGTTCGTCACCGACCTCGCCGCCGACGGCGTCATCTACGGCGAGGTGCGCTGGGCGCCCGAGCTGCACGTCGGCGGCGGTCTCACCCCGGCGCAGGCCGTGGAGGCCGTGCAGCGCGGCATCGAGGAGGGGGAGGACGAGGCGGATGCGGCGGGCCGCAGCATCCGGGTCGGGCAGATCCTCTCCGCGATGCGGCACGCCGACCGGGCCCGCGAGATCGCCGAGCTCGCGGTGTCCTTCCGGGAGCGCGGGGTGGTCGGCTTCGACGTCGCCGGGCCGGAGGACGGCTACCCGGCATCCCGACTGCGGGACGTGTTCGACTACCTCGCCGGCGAGTTCCTGCCGGTCACCGTGCACGCCGGCGAGGCCGCGGGCCTGGCATCCATCCGCTCCGCGCTCATCGACGGCCGCGCGCTGAGGCTCGGCCACGGGGTGCGCATCGCCGAGGACCTGCAGGTGGTCGACCGTGAGGGCGACGAGGTGCAGGTGCAGTTCGGCGATGTGGCGCGCTGGGTGCGCGACCGGGAGATCCCGCTGGAGCTGTCGCCGTCCTCGAACTTGCAGACCGGAGCCATCGCACAGTGGGGCGCCGAGCTCGCCGACCACCCGTTCGACCTGCTCTACCAGCTCGGCTTCGCGGTCACGGTGAACGTCGACAACCGCACCGTGAGCGGCACCTCCCTCACCCGCGAGCTGGCCCTGCTCGTCGACGCCTTCGGCTACGACCTCGACGACCTGGAGGCGTTCCAGTTCAACGCGGCCGCCGCCGCGTTCCTCCCCGTCGAGGAGCGCGAGGAGCTCGTCGAGATGATCGCCGAGGGCTTCGAGCGCTGA